A window from Streptomyces sp. NBC_00271 encodes these proteins:
- a CDS encoding VOC family protein — MTNPAHPGRMLFVNIPVADLDRSKEFFAKLGFSFNPKFTDETAACMLVGEHAFVMLLSREKFAEFAKLPMADPTTHTLALYCFSVSSRDEVDTVSATALAAGGSEADGAEDYGFMYSRSFFDLDGHGWQVMWMDPAAAEQGPEAFAASTQDAVTPA; from the coding sequence ATGACCAATCCCGCACACCCCGGCCGCATGCTGTTCGTGAACATCCCCGTAGCCGACCTCGATCGCAGCAAGGAGTTCTTCGCCAAGCTCGGGTTCAGCTTCAATCCGAAGTTCACCGACGAGACCGCCGCCTGCATGCTGGTCGGCGAGCACGCCTTCGTCATGCTGCTCAGCCGCGAGAAGTTCGCGGAGTTCGCGAAACTGCCGATGGCCGATCCCACCACGCACACGCTGGCGTTGTACTGCTTCAGCGTGTCGTCCCGCGATGAGGTCGACACGGTCAGCGCCACCGCGCTCGCGGCGGGCGGCTCCGAGGCGGATGGCGCCGAGGACTACGGTTTCATGTACTCACGCAGCTTCTTCGACCTCGACGGCCACGGCTGGCAGGTCATGTGGATGGACCCGGCGGCGGCGGAGCAGGGCCCCGAGGCGTTCGCGGCCTCCACGCAGGACGCCGTCACCCCGGCCTGA